In the Nitrospirales bacterium LBB_01 genome, one interval contains:
- the flgD gene encoding flagellar basal body rod modification protein (acts as a scaffold for the assembly of hook proteins onto the flagellar basal body rod; Yersinia, Vibrio parahaemolyticus, Bradyrhizobium and other organisms have 2 copies of some flagellar genes; Bradyrhizobium has one thick flagellum and several thin flagella; the protein in this cluster is associated with the thin flagella), with the protein MNTTSATDSSSSSTSSATSSSSSSTSGALGTSDFLQLFTKQLQYQNPLDPMDSSNFTSQLAQFSSVEALTNIQSGISTLNKYSNSLNNMMASNMIGKYVTMNDGTKGQITGISFSDGVSSLALSDGSTVYMGNVKEISLNSTSSSS; encoded by the coding sequence ATGAATACGACATCAGCCACAGATTCGTCAAGCAGCAGCACATCGAGCGCTACATCCAGCTCAAGCTCTTCAACAAGCGGTGCATTAGGTACGTCTGATTTTCTACAGCTTTTCACAAAGCAGCTTCAGTATCAAAATCCGTTAGACCCTATGGATTCATCTAACTTTACAAGTCAGTTAGCGCAATTCTCATCGGTTGAGGCTCTTACTAACATACAAAGCGGGATTTCAACTCTAAACAAGTATTCAAACTCTTTAAATAATATGATGGCGTCAAACATGATAGGCAAATACGTTACAATGAATGATGGGACAAAAGGGCAAATAACAGGAATCAGTTTCAGCGATGGGGTTTCCTCGCTGGCTTTAAGTGATGGCAGTACCGTTTACATGGGTAACGTTAAGGAAATAAGTTTAAACAGCACAAGTTCGTCGTCATAA
- the fliJ gene encoding flagellar export protein FliJ, translating into MARLDTLKRIIQVKEYKKSEAELELQKAWRVLRAEQTQLDLLERHLSENTAILDRKKNSRNINVYELTLYYDYIDTLYKKIDAQVKVVAAKTIEVEKRQTELIEAYREVKTVVVLKDRVVTEERKKMERQTQREMDFVYLSRLPRN; encoded by the coding sequence ATGGCAAGACTTGACACGCTTAAACGGATTATACAGGTGAAGGAGTACAAGAAATCTGAGGCTGAGCTTGAGCTTCAAAAGGCATGGAGGGTGCTGAGAGCAGAACAAACTCAGCTTGACTTGCTGGAAAGACATCTGTCAGAGAACACAGCTATTTTGGACAGAAAGAAAAACTCAAGAAACATTAATGTTTATGAACTTACCCTATATTATGATTACATAGATACCCTCTACAAAAAAATTGATGCACAAGTTAAAGTTGTAGCAGCGAAAACTATAGAGGTAGAAAAAAGACAGACAGAGCTAATAGAGGCTTACAGAGAGGTGAAAACGGTGGTTGTATTGAAAGACCGTGTGGTAACAGAGGAACGTAAAAAAATGGAGAGGCAAACACAGCGTGAAATGGATTTCGTATATTTATCAAGGCTCCCTCGCAATTAG